From one Colletotrichum destructivum chromosome 3, complete sequence genomic stretch:
- a CDS encoding Putative chloramphenicol acetyltransferase-like domain superfamily: MSTNNDSTGAPALKRVDLVRRLFPETPPTSPVTSELSIIDATVGRFSPTAAIWLYDKPAGTEIPHHGLFDTLTRALGQTLNDYPHFAGQIQWASESMVKDDDVPRHLGRPVVVHGAPTDPGVEVVIASYDMRLEEVVPGRDERATRLKEWNASDFRQADFLPDTKTALSSLNALEGLPAVAVQLTAFRCGGFGVSAKMAHPLADAVTLTNFMHSWAARSRILFGNRSAAGDLDLLKPVFNPAQLDQVAGLRPGSPPNPDRVAKARSLPMHRFDWWAEDAPGYPQAVKPATLATMPPPDELATTELSPSTFPPWPTWDMGAAVDHVQIRFAADELARIREAAQASLPDDLKYLRISRLDAALAHIWTLMNRARGFRGGGESVYVNITLGLRNRVSPPLPETFVGSPLLLGYVEKTADEAASQQLGPVAGAIRHMMSRFTPDAVAAYIHDAAHEISPQRLWQGFPGTRHTIVTSWVRARTYELDFLGSGGLARYVQGVMPKIDGLVQIMDVADTGDFDVSVCMQRDAMGRLLEDSSLRQYEK, encoded by the coding sequence ATGTCGACAAACAATGATTCAACAGGTGCGCCGGCACTCAAGCGTGTCGATCTCGTCCGAAGACTATTCCCTGAAACGCCGCCAACGAGCCCTGTCACGTCAGAACTTTCGATCATCGATGCCACGGTCGGCCGTTTCTCGCCCACGGCAGCCATATGGCTTTATGACAAGCCGGCAGGGACGGAGATCCCGCATCACGGACTCTTCGACACGTTAACTCGGGCACTCGGCCAAACCCTGAACGACTATCCACACTTCGCCGGCCAGATTCAATGGGCCTCGGAGAGCATGgtcaaggacgacgatgtcCCGCGACACCTCGGTCGACCAGTGGTGGTCCACGGCGCGCCAACAGACCCCGGAGTTGAGGTGGTCATCGCCAGCTACGACATGCGCCTCGAAGAGGTCGTCCCTGGCCGTGATGAAAGAGCAACGCGGCTGAAGGAATGGAACGCCTCGGACTTCAGACAAGCAGACTTCCTACCGGACACCAAGACCGCGTTATCGTCCTTGAACGCCTTGGAGGGCCtgccggccgtggccgtcCAGCTCACCGCGTTCAGATGCGGAGGCTTCGGCGTCAGCGCGAAGATGGCGCATCccctggccgacgccgtcacgcTGACGAACTTCATGCACTCTTGGGCCGCGCGGTCACGAATCCTCTTCGGCAACAGGTCCGCGGcgggcgacctcgacctcctcaagCCGGTTTTCAACCCGGCACAGCTGGACCAAGTCGCCGGACTGCGTCCCGGAAGCCCGCCAAACCCGGATAGAGTTGCAAAGGCCCGATCACTTCCCATGCACCGCTTCGACTGGTGGGCGGAGGACGCGCCGGGCTACCCCCAAGCCGTCAAGCCCGCCACGCTGGCGAcaatgccgccgcccgacgAGCTGGCGACCACAGAGCTCAGCCCGTCTACGTTcccgccgtggccgacgtGGGACATGGGAGCGGCAGTGGACCACGTCCAGATccgcttcgccgccgacgagctggcaCGGATAAGAGAGGCCGCTCAGGCGAGTCTGCCCGACGACCTCAAATATCTGCGCATCTCCAGGCTCGACGCTGCGCTAGCGCACATCTGGACGCTGATGAACCGTGCCCGCGGGTTCCGGGGGGGCGGAGAGAGCGTTTACGTGAATATCACCCTCGGCCTCCGGAACCGCGTCAGCCCGCCCCTCCCCGAGACATTCGTCGGATCCCCGCTCCTCTTGGGATATgtcgagaagacggcggacgaggccgcgtcgcagcagctcggccccgtcgccggcgccattAGGCACATGATGTCGCGGTTCACGCCGGACGCCGTGGCCGCCTACATCCACGACGCCGCGCACGAGATCAGCCCCCAGCGTCTATGGCAGGGGTTCCCGGGGACGCGCCACACGATCGTAACGTCCTGGGTCCGGGCCAGGACGTACGAGCTGGATTTTCTGGGCTCGGGAGGGTTGGCTCGGTACGTCCAGGGCGTGATGCCCAAGATTGACGGCCTGGTTCAGATCATGGATGTTGCGGACACGGGCGACTTCGATGTTAGTGTGTGCATGCAGCGGGATGCCATGGGAAGGTTGCTGGAAGACTCTTCCCTTCGTCAATATGAGAAGTGA
- a CDS encoding Putative tyrosinase copper-binding domain, di-copper centre-containing domain superfamily, with the protein MYPITILAAAVGLLSVPVLASPVETHDVLAELQDRAMSALVESGAGNKRSSCNIFNARYRRDWESFSSAEKKDYISAVQCMLTSPSKSDPEFAPGARNRYDDFVAVHINQTTKIHGTGNFLTWHRYFVWAYEEALRNECGYKGSQPYWNWLKNQDDLTKSPVFDGSDTSLSGDGAFVEHNGSISGAGAIVLPSGNGGGCVTSGPFKNMTVNLGPVNPGMDGLEASPSGKLGYNPRCLSRDLSSYTASKWFTNENMVNITVGPASRSVELFQNELQGRFADGFLGMHAAGHFTVNGEASDLYSSVVDPSFFLHHAMVDRVYWLWQALHLWNAFEIAGTITINNRPASRDTLKSDVLDLGVNAENRTIDDVLNTIGGSPLCYVYA; encoded by the exons ATGTATCCCATCACGATCCTAGCCGCGGCCGTCGGTCTGCTGAGCGTGCCGGTTCTCGCGTCGCCCGTCGAGACTCACGatgtcctcgccgagctccagGACCGCGCCATGagcgccctcgtcgagtcAGGCGCCGGCAACAAGCGCAGCAGCTGCAACATCTTCAACGCGCGTTACCGCCGGGACTG GGAGTCCTTCTCGTccgcggagaagaaggattACATCAGCGCCGTCCAGTGCATgttgacgtcgccgtccaAGTCGGATCCCGAGTTCGCCCCCGGTGCCCGCAACCGGTATGACGACTTCGTCGCCGTGCACATCAACCAGACAACCAAGATCCACGGAACC GGCAACTTCCTGACGTGGCACCGCTACTTCGTCTGGGCCTACGAGGAGGCTCTGCGGAACGAGTGCGGCTACAAGGGCTCCCAGCCG TACTGGAACTGGTTGAAGAACCAGGACGATCTCACAAAGTCCCCGGTCTTTGACGGCAGCGACACCAGCTTGAGCGGCGACGGTGCGTTTGTCGAGCACAACGGCAGCAtcagcggcgccggcgccatcgtcctGCCGTCCGGCAATGGTGGAGGCTGTGTCACCAGCGGCCCGTTCAAAAA CATGACGGTCAACCTGGGGCCCGTCAACCCCGGCatggacggcctcgaagccAGCCCCAGCGGCAAACTCGGCTACAACCCGCGCTGCCTCAGCCGCGACCTGAGCAGCTACACGGCGTCCAAGTGGTTCACCAACGAGAACATGGTCAACATCACCGTCGGCCCGGCCTCGCGGAGCGTCGAGCTCTTCCAGAACGAGCTGCAGGGCCGCTTCGCCGacggcttcctcggcatgcacgccgccggccacttcaccgtcaacggcgaggccAGCGACCTGTActcgtccgtcgtcgaccccaGCTTCTTTCTGCACCACGCCATGGTCGACCGCGTCTACTGGCTGTGGCAGGCCTTGCACCTCTGGAACGCCTTCGAGATCGccggcaccatcaccatcaacaaCCGGCCCGCCAGCCGGGACACCCTCAAGAGCGACGTGCTGGACCTGGGTGTCAACGCCGAGAACCGCACCATCGACGACGTGCTCAACACCATTGGCGGCTCTCCTTTGTGCTATGTCTACGCATAA
- a CDS encoding Putative Ctr copper transporter, with protein MDMDHATTTAMAMATSTTAASGDMSSGSMSMSMADMAMTFFEAVRTPLYSDAWTPGNEGQYAGTCVFLIVLAAILRLLLAVKPVLEDRFWRNLATFDDAAKDVEDAHSTDGVEPGKSAGVLRRDIAGRWRGWRAGAAAARATYEVIVGGIGYLLMLAVMTMNLGYFLSVLGGIWLGTFFIGGLASNSPTIHC; from the exons ATGGACATGGACCAcgcgacgacaacagccatggcgatggcgacatCTACCACGGCGGCCTCAGGAGACATGTCCAGCGGTAgcatgtccatgtccatggccGACATGGCCATGACCTTCTTCGAGGCGGTCCGGACGCCGCTCTACTCGGACGCCTGGACGCCGGGCAACGAGGGGCAGTACGCCGGCACATGCGTCTTCTTgatcgtcctcgccgcgaTCCTGCGTctgctcctcgccgtcaagcCGGTGCTCGAAGATCGCTTCTGGAGGAACCTCGCCACGttcgacgatgccgccaaagacgtcgaggacgcgcACTCCACCGACGGCGTTGAGCCCGGGAAGTCCGCCGGGGTGCTACGGAGAGACATCGCTGGACGATGGAGGGGGTGGCGCGCCggtgctgcggcggcgagggccacgTACGAGGTCATCGTCGGAGGGATCGGCTATCTGCT CATGCTCGCCGTCATGACCATGAACCTCGGGTACTTTCTCTCAGTTCTCGGAGGCATATGGCTGGGGACATTTTTCATTGGCGGCCTGGCCAGCAACAGCCCGACGATTCACTGTTAG
- a CDS encoding Putative ferric reductase, NAD binding domain, ferric reductase transmembrane component-like protein — protein MSLPWLTQPVMLHSSRDAGTCSMTPEQCALKTGYWVFWYEADHRYGLPTVALFLAVILFVAVGGFAATYAPKSLRRRPLWSRLVSLGRLMAYKNWRLGSWNSQSLGTYVLGVIGAVFFFAMTLGPQPYYWPNTRKISFGNSPPIATRAGYMALACMPFLFVLGAKANPVSALTGISHEKLNIWHNWVAWAMFVLALVHTFPFIVFHVWKGDIVMQWNDGGTWVTGVVALLAQAWLTIMSIRWIRDRYYEFFKATHLLAAAVFFVFFFIHCDFRLTSWDYFIATAVLYSLCFFYAQTRTFMEHGVRRARLSLITPSCLMVVVETDTRWTPGQHVYLRFLTAGVHALTAHPFTICSVPRRGEKSEMVFYVQPRKGVTGRLAGIAAKAPGVSVPVLLDGPYGGVTARWFSGFDRTLVVAGGAGAGFSLPIIEHFLQSSRNNKSESEMTVVIATRDPNFREWYCEALESAVVRQQNASDTKSPRVSIHYHETECSVSNDSGSSEPGTSIKAPTKTVEKEPGAEDADCWVSDSGSVSLRRAAGRPDILSLARRTMENEGSVGVLACGPAPMVFDVGRAAAEGQRRILSGGRGASEVWFYKESFSY, from the exons ATGTCTCTTCCGTGGCTGACCCAGCCCGTCATGCTGCACTCGAGCCGAGACGCGGGCACCTGCTCTATGACACCCGAGCAGTGCGCTCTCAAGACCGGCTACTGGGTCTTTTGGTACGAGGCCGACCACCGATACGGGCTGCCGACCGTCGCCCTATTCCTCGCCGTCATACTCTttgtcgccgtcggtggCTTCGCGGCGACCTATGCGCCAAAATCGTTGCGACGCAGGCCGCTCTGGTCGCGGCTTGTATCACTGGGCCGTCTGATGGCCTACAAGAACTGGCGTCTTGGTTCCTGGAACAGCCAGTCGCTGGGCACCTACGTCCTCGGAGTAATAGGGgctgtcttcttcttcg CGATGACTCTCGGCCCTCAGCCGTACTACTGGCCCAACACGCGAAAAATCAGCTTCGGCAACTCGCCGCCCATAGCCACCCGTGCCGGATACATGGCCTTGGCATGCATGCCGTTCCTGTT cgtcctcggcgccaaaGCAAACCCGGTTTCCGCCCTCACCGGGATCTCTCACGAGAAGCTCAACATCTGGCACAACTGGGTCGCGTGGGCCATGTTCGTCCTGGCACTCGTCCACACGTTCCCGTTCATCGTGTTCCACGTCTGGAAGGGAGACATCGTGATGCAGTGGAACGACGGGGGAACGTGGGtcaccggcgtcgtcgcgctCCTGGCCCAAGCCTGGCTGACAATCATGTCGATTCGTTGGATTCG AGACCGGTATTACGAGTTCTTCAAAGCCACTcacctcctcgccgcggccgtcttcttcgtcttcttcttcattcaCTGCGACTTCCGCCTGACGTCGTGGGACTACTTCATCGCAACGGCCGTCCTGTATTCCCTCTGCTTCTTTTACGCCCAGACCAGGACCTTCATGGAGCACGGCGTCCGCCGCGCTCGGCTGTCCCTTATAACGCCAAGCTGCCTTATGGTCGTCGTGGAGACCGACACGCGGTGGACACCGGGCCAGCACGTCTACCTCCGGTTCCTGACGGCCGGCGTCCACGCGCTCACCGCGCATCCCTTCACCATATGCTCCGTGCCGCGCCGCGGAGAGAAGAGCGAGATGGTCTTCTACGTCCAGCCCAGGAAGGGGGTAACCGGTCGACTGGCCGGGATTGCAGCAAAGGCCCCCGGAGTTTCGGTTCCTGTGCTCCTCGACGGACCGTACGGTGGGGTGACGGCTCGGTGGTTTTCCGGATTTGATCGGACATTGGTGGtagccggcggcgccggtgcggGATTCTCCCTCCCGATCATCGAGCATTTCCTCCAATCAAGTCGCAACAACAAGTCGGAGAGTGAGATGACAGTCGTCATCGCCACTCGCGACCCGAACTTTAGAGAGTGGTACTGTGAGGCCCTCGAGTCCGCGGTCGTACGACAGCAAAATGCCAGCGACACCAAGTCGCCAAGGGTGTCCATCCACTATCACGAAACTGAATGCTCTGTGTCGAATGATTCGGGCTCTTCAGAACCTGGCACGTCAATAAAAGCGCCCACCAAGACCGTCGAAAAGGAGCCTGGTGCAGAAGACGCCGATTGTTGGGTATCGGACTCTGGGTCCGTCAGCCTTCGAAGAGCCGCCGGGCGGCCCGACATTCTCTCGCTAGCCAGGCGCACCATGGAGAATGAAGGAAGTGTCGGAGTGCTAGCCTGTGGACCTGCGCCCATGGTCTTCGACGTAGGAcgagctgccgccgagggACAGAGACGCATACTCTCCGGCGGGCGTGGCGCGAGCGAGGTCTGGTTTTACAAGGAAAGCTTCTC GTATTGA